One Deltaproteobacteria bacterium DNA window includes the following coding sequences:
- a CDS encoding Fe-S oxidoreductase → MMFWWRIFYAAKESWTVPKQNWEGVLWGLFTGDDDALKEQCRRIIENAKKVGAKTILYPE, encoded by the coding sequence ATGATGTTCTGGTGGAGGATCTTTTATGCGGCCAAAGAGAGCTGGACCGTTCCCAAGCAAAACTGGGAAGGGGTCCTTTGGGGGCTCTTTACGGGTGATGACGATGCACTGAAAGAGCAGTGTCGCCGCATCATAGAAAACGCGAAAAAGGTAGGAGCCAAGACAATTCTATATCCGGAATGA
- a CDS encoding (Fe-S)-binding protein, which translates to MSVFELLKEYIETGRIKLDNSEFVDKTITIHDPCNYHRKSLMSFGQHFLDECRWVTAQCCPNIVEMDPHGLDAFCCGAGGGAWAMPYVQERLDYGKFKADQIKATGTDLICAPCHNCRDQIMKALTPEYNLPQRTYYIWELVSECVIMEPWSEEEVKKSHEERDKQYERDEIDLEADVY; encoded by the coding sequence ATGAGTGTTTTTGAGCTTTTGAAGGAATACATTGAAACGGGCAGGATCAAGCTCGACAACTCCGAGTTTGTGGACAAAACCATAACCATTCATGACCCCTGCAACTATCACAGAAAGTCATTGATGTCCTTTGGACAACACTTCCTGGATGAGTGCAGGTGGGTAACGGCTCAGTGCTGCCCGAACATAGTTGAGATGGATCCCCACGGGCTGGACGCGTTTTGCTGTGGGGCAGGCGGCGGGGCCTGGGCCATGCCATATGTGCAAGAACGGCTTGACTACGGCAAGTTCAAGGCAGACCAGATCAAGGCTACAGGCACCGATCTGATATGCGCCCCCTGCCACAACTGCCGGGACCAGATCATGAAAGCCCTCACCCCGGAGTACAATCTCCCCCAGAGGACCTACTACATCTGGGAGCTGGTATCAGAGTGCGTGATCATGGAGCCGTGGAGTGAAGAAGAGGTCAAAAAGTCCCATGAAGAACGAGATAAGCAGTATGAAAGGGATGAAATCGACTTAGAAGCAGATGTGTACTAA
- a CDS encoding outer membrane lipoprotein-sorting protein, protein MLKTIAVFVSLLFAGPAFAIDANLLLEQVDRNLNPDSYEMYRKLINIEPDGKKREFILFTVKKGGDKVAALFLSPASEKGRSTLRLGDNMWLYIPNVGKPIRVTSLQSVVGGVFNNSDILRLDYAAEYNVVQMEDTGNEYVLHLKAKTKTVAYDKLKMWVDKNKILPRKVDCLTEASMLIKTLYFKKTEDFGGGIVRPSVVETMSPLYKGYKSIMIFAKIKQRYLKDEVFTLTYMPNMESLR, encoded by the coding sequence ATGCTCAAAACTATAGCCGTCTTTGTATCGCTGTTGTTTGCAGGCCCTGCTTTTGCGATCGACGCTAATCTGCTTTTGGAGCAGGTAGACAGAAACCTCAACCCCGACTCCTATGAGATGTACAGAAAGCTCATAAACATTGAGCCGGATGGAAAAAAAAGGGAGTTCATACTGTTTACGGTAAAGAAAGGGGGAGACAAGGTGGCAGCGCTGTTTCTCTCCCCTGCAAGTGAGAAAGGGAGAAGCACGCTCAGGCTCGGGGATAACATGTGGCTCTATATCCCGAACGTGGGGAAACCGATTCGCGTAACGAGCCTTCAGTCCGTTGTGGGAGGGGTGTTCAACAACTCTGATATATTGCGATTGGATTATGCGGCCGAATACAATGTTGTACAGATGGAGGATACGGGGAATGAGTATGTCCTCCATCTTAAGGCAAAAACAAAAACCGTTGCCTATGACAAACTCAAAATGTGGGTGGATAAGAACAAGATATTGCCCAGGAAGGTGGACTGCTTAACAGAGGCTTCAATGCTGATAAAGACCCTATATTTCAAAAAAACAGAAGACTTTGGAGGAGGCATTGTAAGACCATCCGTAGTGGAAACAATGAGCCCTCTTTACAAAGGTTACAAGTCCATCATGATATTCGCCAAAATTAAACAAAGGTACTTGAAAGATGAAGTCTTCACCTTGACTTATATGCCCAATATGGAGTCGTTGAGATAA
- a CDS encoding NifB/NifX family molybdenum-iron cluster-binding protein, with protein sequence MKKMIPFLSLVISLTIPVWAYSAEKGPVKIAVASTGKTTAASVSNLAARSPYYLIFDGKGNLTEAVSNPYEDAASGAGPSAANFLAAKGVTIVVAESFGIKMINVLKNKQVRYIEFEGHVDKAVKKALELK encoded by the coding sequence ATGAAAAAGATGATCCCTTTTTTAAGTCTCGTTATTTCACTAACGATACCAGTTTGGGCGTATTCCGCCGAGAAGGGGCCAGTGAAGATTGCGGTCGCATCCACTGGGAAAACTACCGCAGCTTCAGTAAGCAATCTGGCTGCTCGCAGCCCATACTATCTCATCTTTGATGGCAAGGGTAATCTAACAGAAGCCGTCTCTAATCCTTACGAAGATGCAGCCAGCGGGGCCGGGCCTTCAGCAGCAAATTTCCTTGCCGCGAAGGGCGTCACTATTGTGGTTGCTGAAAGCTTTGGCATCAAAATGATTAATGTCCTAAAGAATAAGCAGGTACGTTATATTGAATTCGAGGGTCATGTAGATAAGGCTGTCAAGAAGGCTTTGGAACTCAAGTAG